Proteins from a genomic interval of Molothrus ater isolate BHLD 08-10-18 breed brown headed cowbird chromosome 10, BPBGC_Mater_1.1, whole genome shotgun sequence:
- the ARL14 gene encoding ADP-ribosylation factor-like protein 14: protein MGLQNAKASRKGASIPMLGLDSAGKSTLLYKLRYKEAFITVPTIGFNVDMIEAGKDFTLTFWDVGGQKKMRELWSNFLEDAGGLLYVVDSSDKRRLEESRRELELILKNESIKNVPVVVLANKQDLPGALNAEEITRKLKIKKYCSDRNWYVQPCCAITGEGLAEALQRVATFARQYKKSKETFITLKELNSF, encoded by the coding sequence ATGGGCCTGCAGAACGCCAAGGCCTCAAGGAAGGGGGCCAGCATCCCCATGCTGGGGCTGGACTCGGCGGGCAAATCCACGCTGCTCTACAAGCTCAGGTACAAAGAGGCTTTTATAACAGTGCCCACGATTGGCTTCAATGTGGATATGATTGAAGCGGGGAAGGATTTCACACTGACGTTTTGGGATGTTGGGggacagaagaaaatgagagagCTCTGGAGCAATTTCCTGGAAGACGCCGGCGGGCTGCTGTACGTGGTGGACAGCTCTGACAAGCGGCGCCTGGAGGAGtccaggagggagctggagctcaTTTTAAAGAACGAATCCATCAAAAACGTCCCGGTGGTGGTGCTGGCCAACAAGCAGGATTTGCCTGGAGCCCTGAACGCGGAGGAGATCACCAGGAAGCTCAAGATAAAGAAGTACTGCAGTGACAGGAACTGGTAcgtgcagccctgctgtgccatcaCGGGAGAGGGGCTGGCGGAGGCTCTCCAGAGGGTGGCCACGTTTGCCAGGCAGTACAAGAAGTCAAAGGAGACTTTCATCACCCTGAAGGAACTCAACTCCTTTTAA